In Aedes albopictus strain Foshan chromosome 3, AalbF5, whole genome shotgun sequence, the following are encoded in one genomic region:
- the LOC109433369 gene encoding uncharacterized protein LOC109433369, whose translation MAPTTEIEDSNSRDDCSTDQSSQSFEDTSRTSGSSSSTTSERESERGLVVQSPLSSTASSGIGASTSFSVINYVGKAQKQSSHRSPVVRSRTPYERRTPTHSSRVESIDETTCSSVASSVDCYSMAVDSVSVEDVAEMAELDECSRSSSDQQALAQQQQQQLLLAQPRIHHGPRSHRSMSVSSSGCSSSMDDRNCDFSSMDSGNSCRCTSLGISDFDDDGFREDGSVSSMYSVFSSPRPYHLHHQLHHNQPNVPHHPNNTKGLFDIALKTVKLIRRNQELQMRLAQLQRETNAFIESVMANPENESLRNHIHAGGGTIRAVTPGVVVQK comes from the exons ATGGCTCCCACAACTGAAATAGAGGATAGCAACTCGCGGGATGATTGTAGCACCGATCAGTCATCACAGTCATTCGAGGACACCAGTCGCACATCTGGGTCTTCGAGTTCGACGACATCGGAACGTGAGTCCGAACGTGGCTTGGTCGTACAATCCCCGCTCAGCTCCACTGCGTCCAGCGGAATTGGTGCCAGTACCAGTTTTTCGGTGATAAATTATG TTGGAAAAGCACAGAAGCAATCGTCTCACAGATCACCAGTGGTGCGCAGCCGAACCCCGTACGAACGGCGAACTCCAACCCATTCCAGCCGGGTAGAATCCATCGATGAAACCACGTGCTCTTCGGTAGCGTCTTCGGTGGATTGCTACTCGATGGCCGTCGATTCGGTTTCCGTGGAAGATGTAGCCGAGATGGCGGAGCTGGACGAATGCAGTCGATCCAGTAGTGATCAGCAAGCATTggcacaacaacagcagcagcagttgtTACTTGCGCAGCCCCGTATTCACCATGGACCGCGAAGTCATCGGTCGATGAGCGTGTCTTCCAGTGGATGTTCGAGCTCCATGGATGATCGGAATTGCGACTTTTCGTCGATGGACAGCGGAAACAGTTGTCG GTGTACGTCCCTCGGCATTTCCGACTTTGACGATGACGGTTTCCGCGAGGACGGCAGCGTATCTTCCATGTACTCAGTATTTTCATCTCCGAGGCCATACCATCTGCATCACCAGTTGCACCACAACCAGCCGAACGTTCCGCACCACCCCAACAACACCAAGGGGCTGTTCGACATCGCACTGAAAACGGTCAAGCTGATCCGACGCAACCAGGAGTTGCAGATGCGATTGGCACAGCTTCAGCGTGAGACCAATGCCTTCATCGAGTCTGTGATGGCCAATCCGGAGAATGAATCGTTGCGGAACCACATCCACGCGGGCGGTGGTACTATCCGGGCAGTGACGCCGGGTGTAGTGGTTCAGAAGTGA